The following proteins are encoded in a genomic region of Sorangiineae bacterium MSr12523:
- a CDS encoding TauD/TfdA family dioxygenase: protein MSAHENRTEVFRSPIADPAAWDAASIGGKAGVTHALNAAELSAIAAILERTRNRPTYELTKSDFDVPELQRCFGSIWREILHGTGVVLVSGVTPEAFDPADFERIFWGFGLQFGTPAVQSAAKNRIGHVRLEKENPRNRGYMSDRELGFHSDAFEVIGLMCVQNAPSGGFTHIVSSLAVHNELLKHHPHVLDALYEGYPYATAERTVSSRPVTPYSVPVFSRVGETVSSMCVDTYMRMAADKLGVTFPPALDEALQRFFETCARRDLILEFLMDPGEILLLNNFTTVHSRTKFEDSETQRRHLLRLWLKVADGRPVVPALLARGTDYEELCQQNQRG from the coding sequence ATGAGCGCCCACGAGAACCGAACCGAGGTTTTCCGGAGTCCCATTGCGGATCCTGCCGCGTGGGACGCCGCGTCCATTGGCGGCAAGGCGGGGGTGACGCATGCATTGAATGCCGCCGAGCTGTCCGCCATCGCGGCAATCCTGGAACGAACCCGGAATCGCCCCACCTACGAATTGACCAAAAGCGATTTCGACGTGCCCGAGTTGCAACGTTGCTTTGGCAGCATCTGGCGGGAGATCCTCCACGGTACCGGCGTCGTCCTCGTTTCGGGGGTGACGCCGGAGGCCTTCGACCCTGCGGATTTCGAGCGGATCTTCTGGGGTTTCGGCCTCCAATTCGGGACGCCCGCCGTGCAGAGTGCGGCGAAGAACCGCATCGGGCACGTGCGGCTCGAAAAAGAGAACCCCAGAAACCGCGGGTACATGTCGGACCGCGAGCTCGGTTTTCACTCGGACGCGTTCGAGGTCATTGGCTTGATGTGCGTGCAAAATGCGCCCTCGGGCGGGTTCACGCACATCGTGAGCAGCCTGGCCGTGCACAACGAGCTGCTGAAGCATCATCCGCACGTCCTCGACGCGCTCTACGAAGGGTATCCATACGCCACGGCGGAGCGCACGGTGAGCAGTCGGCCCGTGACGCCGTATTCGGTGCCGGTGTTCTCCCGGGTGGGCGAGACGGTGAGTTCCATGTGCGTCGACACGTACATGCGTATGGCGGCGGACAAATTGGGCGTCACCTTTCCCCCGGCGCTGGACGAAGCCTTGCAACGCTTCTTCGAAACGTGCGCGCGTCGGGATCTCATTCTCGAGTTTCTCATGGATCCAGGGGAAATCCTGCTGCTCAACAACTTTACCACGGTGCACTCGCGAACCAAGTTCGAGGACTCCGAGACGCAACGAAGGCATCTGCTTCGATTGTGGCTCAAGGTCGCGGATGGCCGGCCGGTCGTCCCTGCGCTGCTCGCGCGCGGGACCGATTACGAGGAATTGTGCCAGCAAAACCAGCGGGGGTAG
- a CDS encoding ATP-grasp domain-containing protein has translation MALLCLGRSIKIDFASWLQESGRDLYLITSNVMPHQDRYRMVRKIDDMDAHGQAELAAVEIGRSVALQAVLPHSEYDLIRAARIRRHLGIPGQSVESAMAYRDKVTMKEYLRRAGIAVANFARITSPLDAIHFVEEHGFPVIIKPVDACGSKNVSLIADYAALAEFFRTSTGRDCMIESFVDGRMYHVNGVLKEDGSVFFVPCAYITTCIDFQSGGIFGDRAIDPRTPFSKRLFECTKKAIAALPPAFPLAFHAEIFHTKDDELVLCEIAARTPGSITGELIGYSYDIDIHRLWIRSLAGLSDDFSAIRTPRRYLASIRIPVREGRLKKLPTIIPFPWVSTYCLTGVVGKDYRRATSYTDDVLSGLLVGSSEEQLKYRIDEFAAWAHDAIRWEAA, from the coding sequence ATGGCTCTATTGTGCCTCGGGCGAAGCATCAAAATCGATTTTGCATCGTGGTTGCAAGAATCGGGACGCGACCTTTACCTCATTACGTCCAATGTCATGCCGCACCAAGATCGCTATCGCATGGTGCGGAAAATCGATGACATGGATGCCCATGGCCAGGCTGAATTGGCGGCGGTGGAGATAGGGCGCTCGGTGGCGCTGCAGGCGGTCCTTCCGCACTCGGAGTACGATCTCATTCGCGCCGCGCGGATCCGGCGGCACCTTGGGATCCCGGGGCAGTCGGTGGAAAGCGCCATGGCCTATCGCGACAAGGTGACGATGAAGGAATACCTTCGACGCGCAGGGATCGCGGTGGCGAACTTCGCCCGGATCACCTCGCCGCTCGATGCCATCCACTTCGTGGAGGAGCACGGATTTCCGGTGATCATCAAGCCGGTCGACGCGTGCGGCTCGAAAAATGTCTCCCTGATTGCGGACTACGCAGCCCTGGCCGAGTTTTTTCGCACGTCCACGGGGCGCGATTGCATGATCGAGTCGTTCGTGGACGGGCGCATGTACCACGTGAACGGCGTCTTGAAGGAGGACGGCTCGGTCTTCTTCGTTCCGTGCGCCTACATCACCACGTGCATCGATTTTCAAAGCGGCGGCATCTTTGGCGATCGGGCCATCGATCCGCGTACACCGTTCTCGAAGCGGCTCTTCGAATGCACCAAGAAGGCCATTGCAGCGCTTCCGCCCGCGTTCCCGCTCGCGTTCCACGCCGAGATATTCCACACCAAGGACGACGAACTCGTGCTCTGCGAAATTGCCGCGCGCACGCCCGGATCGATCACGGGCGAGCTGATTGGCTATTCGTACGACATCGACATTCATCGCTTGTGGATTCGCTCGCTGGCGGGCCTGAGCGACGACTTCTCCGCAATTCGCACACCGCGCCGGTACCTGGCGTCGATTCGCATTCCGGTGCGCGAGGGGCGCTTGAAAAAGCTTCCCACGATCATCCCCTTTCCGTGGGTGTCGACGTATTGCCTCACCGGGGTGGTGGGCAAAGATTACCGCCGGGCCACGAGCTACACCGACGACGTGCTCAGCGGGCTGCTCGTGGGGTCCAGCGAAGAGCAATTGAAGTACCGCATCGACGAATTTGCCGCGTGGGCCCACGACGCGATTCGTTGGGAGGCCGCATGA
- a CDS encoding MFS transporter, with translation MSRADSSRPVLLAATSISYILVILDSSIVNVALPSIGASIGVSITGLQWIVNAYLVIFASFLLSGGSFCDRFGARRIYMLGLSLFVGASLVCGVATSIYMLLLGRVLQGYGAALLVPSSLALIIHAYEDATERSRAIATWASWGGLAMVLGPLTGGLFIKLFGWRSIFLVNVPIGLAGIGLTLRLAQADVRNRERRIDFIGQITANVAAVSLIASLIEGPVLGWTSLPILCGGAIFAVSAVTFALVETHHPQPMLPFALFRNRNFSAIAYMFFVGTLAFFGVLFVLSFYFQEVRHFSALQTGLALFPLSCCVVLGNKITARLVSRFTPRTLMLLGESLKIPRFCGLLLVRSYSDYTYLIVPLCLIGLGGGLAAPMYTSLFMSSVGQAFTGIASGVSRATGQVGSAVGVALFGALIADRLKFIDRMTMAILIVVALTASIVLTIRFIVRDVHVMAYRRAETPVPGARKWST, from the coding sequence ATGTCAAGAGCCGACAGCAGTCGCCCGGTGTTGCTCGCGGCAACGAGCATTAGCTACATCCTGGTGATTCTGGATTCGTCCATCGTCAACGTCGCGCTGCCGTCCATCGGCGCCAGCATTGGCGTGAGCATCACCGGGCTGCAGTGGATCGTCAATGCGTACCTGGTCATTTTTGCGAGCTTCCTCCTCTCGGGTGGCTCCTTCTGCGACCGGTTCGGGGCGCGCCGCATTTACATGTTGGGGCTCTCGCTCTTCGTGGGCGCATCGCTCGTCTGCGGAGTCGCCACGTCGATTTACATGTTGCTGCTGGGCCGCGTTCTGCAAGGCTACGGGGCGGCGCTTTTGGTTCCGAGTTCGCTGGCGCTGATCATCCACGCCTACGAGGACGCGACGGAGCGTTCGCGCGCCATTGCCACATGGGCCAGTTGGGGCGGGCTGGCCATGGTGCTGGGGCCCCTCACCGGCGGCCTGTTCATCAAGCTTTTCGGCTGGCGAAGCATCTTCCTCGTCAATGTTCCCATTGGCCTCGCAGGCATTGGGTTGACCCTTCGCCTCGCCCAAGCGGATGTCCGCAATCGGGAGCGCCGCATCGACTTCATCGGTCAGATCACCGCGAACGTCGCCGCGGTATCCCTGATTGCGTCCCTGATCGAGGGGCCCGTTCTGGGATGGACGTCGCTTCCCATCCTGTGCGGGGGGGCCATCTTCGCCGTCTCCGCGGTCACCTTCGCGCTGGTCGAGACGCACCATCCGCAGCCGATGCTGCCGTTTGCGTTGTTTCGCAATCGGAACTTCAGCGCGATTGCGTACATGTTCTTCGTTGGCACCCTGGCGTTTTTCGGGGTGCTCTTCGTGCTGAGCTTCTATTTCCAAGAAGTGCGCCACTTCAGTGCGCTGCAAACGGGGCTCGCACTGTTCCCGCTCTCGTGCTGCGTCGTCTTGGGTAACAAAATTACCGCGCGTCTCGTTTCGCGATTTACCCCGCGAACGTTGATGCTCCTTGGGGAGAGCCTCAAAATACCTCGGTTTTGCGGATTGCTCCTCGTCCGAAGTTATTCGGATTATACGTATTTAATCGTACCACTTTGTCTGATTGGGCTCGGCGGCGGCCTTGCGGCGCCGATGTACACATCGCTGTTCATGTCGAGCGTTGGGCAAGCCTTCACCGGGATTGCCTCCGGCGTCTCGCGGGCGACGGGGCAGGTAGGCTCGGCGGTCGGCGTCGCACTTTTCGGCGCGCTCATTGCCGATCGATTGAAATTCATCGATCGCATGACGATGGCCATTCTCATCGTCGTCGCGCTCACGGCATCCATCGTTCTCACGATTCGGTTCATCGTGCGCGACGTGCACGTCATGGCGTATCGGCGCGCCGAGACACCCGTTCCAGGGGCAAGAAAATGGTCGACGTGA
- a CDS encoding amidase has product MVDVTSLTVRELRRKIASRQLSPVEVVDAYLAKIHAQDAKYHAFTDVYEDEARQDAERALMTRGGWRGPLYGLPIVVKDLFHIAGRNTAAGSWHWRHRVSQSTAGAIADLQRSGAIVLGKTHTVELGLGTTGTNQHFGTPRNPWMDGAHYAPGGSSSGSAVAVAAGLSPWAVGTDTGGSIRIPAAWCGVVGLKPTVGRVSLDGVVPLSATLDSVGMIARTVEDVALLYRAMRRGRITPTKTAFRVGCLPECEREPVEPSVLKAYDDALGVFSDVGIPVLDVKFPKRLTYYIERNSTIAMFEAAVRYGRLAHDPEVPLDERVRGCLQAGSQMAREDYDAALWELPLLRAQFDRLFDRVDAIVTPTTQTVARPVDGVDDANPPNLFTRFVNLLGLCALALPCGFSLEGLPCSIQIICRAQNEETMLRIAAMYQRATPWHRCRPGHSQPTEARQACGSYERP; this is encoded by the coding sequence ATGGTCGACGTGACCTCGCTCACGGTCCGCGAGCTCCGTCGCAAGATCGCCTCGCGGCAGCTGTCGCCCGTCGAGGTGGTGGATGCCTATTTGGCCAAAATCCACGCGCAAGACGCCAAGTACCACGCATTTACCGATGTCTACGAGGACGAGGCGCGACAGGACGCCGAGCGGGCTCTCATGACGCGCGGTGGGTGGCGCGGGCCTCTGTACGGCCTGCCCATCGTGGTCAAAGACCTCTTCCACATCGCCGGCCGCAACACGGCGGCCGGCTCCTGGCATTGGCGACACCGTGTTTCGCAAAGCACCGCGGGGGCCATTGCCGATCTGCAGCGAAGCGGCGCAATCGTGCTCGGCAAAACGCACACGGTGGAACTCGGCCTGGGCACGACGGGCACGAATCAGCACTTTGGAACCCCGCGCAATCCCTGGATGGATGGCGCCCACTATGCCCCCGGGGGCTCCAGCAGCGGGTCCGCCGTGGCGGTGGCCGCAGGCCTCAGCCCGTGGGCGGTGGGAACCGACACGGGGGGATCGATCCGCATCCCGGCAGCGTGGTGCGGTGTCGTCGGACTCAAGCCGACCGTCGGACGGGTAAGCCTCGACGGTGTCGTGCCTCTGAGCGCGACATTGGACTCCGTCGGAATGATCGCCCGCACCGTGGAAGACGTGGCCCTTCTTTATCGGGCGATGCGCCGCGGCCGCATCACCCCGACGAAGACGGCATTCCGCGTCGGGTGTCTCCCCGAATGCGAGCGCGAGCCCGTCGAGCCATCCGTCTTGAAAGCCTACGACGATGCCCTCGGCGTCTTCTCCGATGTCGGCATTCCGGTGCTCGACGTGAAATTCCCCAAGCGCCTCACCTATTACATCGAACGAAATAGCACCATTGCCATGTTCGAGGCGGCCGTGCGCTACGGCCGTTTGGCCCACGATCCCGAGGTGCCGCTCGACGAGCGCGTGCGCGGGTGCCTCCAGGCCGGAAGCCAGATGGCCCGCGAAGACTACGATGCCGCGCTCTGGGAGCTACCTCTTTTGCGTGCGCAGTTCGACCGGCTTTTCGATCGGGTGGACGCGATCGTGACACCCACCACGCAGACCGTGGCGAGGCCCGTCGATGGGGTCGACGACGCGAACCCGCCCAACCTGTTCACGCGCTTCGTGAACCTTCTGGGCCTGTGCGCCTTGGCACTGCCTTGCGGCTTCTCGCTGGAAGGATTGCCCTGTTCGATTCAAATCATCTGCCGCGCGCAAAACGAAGAAACGATGCTCCGCATCGCGGCGATGTACCAACGTGCCACGCCTTGGCACCGGTGCCGCCCTGGCCATTCCCAACCCACGGAGGCTCGCCAAGCATGTGGCTCGTACGAGCGGCCCTGA
- a CDS encoding efflux RND transporter permease subunit — MWLVRAALKHSYTFVVMAVLIVLVGGIAIVRMPVDIFPDVNIPVISVIWRYSGLSPEEMETRIVRNYESLLTTLVNDIEHVESQSLQGVAVVKVYFQPGASVEAATAQITAMSQSALSGLPPGITPPLVLRYSASNVPILQAALDGEGMTEQQLLDYGLKFVCADIETVPGVQIPWPYGGKQRQIMIDIDPARLYAWGLSPRDVNAALSQQNVILPTGTAKMGDGEYPISVNGSPRALDDIGDLPLKTVQGTTIRLRDVANVRDGSAPQTSVVHVEGKRSVLITFLKTGAASTLDVVAGIRRVLPSTLARVPKELKVALLFDQSVFVRSAVTGVVREALISAGLTGAMLLFFLGSWRSTVIAVISIPLSILVSIIVLYALGQTLNIMTLGGMSLAVGILVDDATVEIENVHRNLGMGKPLAEAILDGAFEVAVPAFVSTLCICIVFVPVIFITGPAKSLFVPLALAVVFALLTSYFLSRTLVPTLMNVFLGRERPHFSRAKGAGFDRLRALYGRWLDGVLARRGIAAGGFAVFVVLSCGLFPLVGRDFFPNVDAGLIKLHVRGAPGTRLEETEVQFAKIEQTIRSVIPKDEIRTLLDNIGVPNSGINLSLSEGALISPADGQIFIALEEGHAPTADYVRKLRKTLNESYPDSTFFFLAPDISSQVLNFGLAAPIDVQIAGSNDDATLALAKKMATEIAKISGTADVHLAQVARAPRLHVDVDRTMANQAGMSARDVASDLLVSLSSSSQVSPNWWRDERGYQYAVAIQTPQYQIDSIAALQRTPLSTPQGATQLLSNVASVSRTTGPQNVTHFDATRTYDVQINVEGSDLGSVASAVNRLVEEMKPEYPRGTTVLVKGQAESMESSFRGLAYGLVFAVILVYLLLVINFQSWQDPLAILMALPGAVAGIAWILYLSHTTLSVPALMGAMMCIGVATANSTLLVTFANDLRKEGLDAATAASTAAVTRLRPVLMTALAMVLGMLPAALGLEEGGEQNAPLGRAVIGGLALATLATLFFVPVMYTLLPRQKSAPEVS, encoded by the coding sequence ATGTGGCTCGTACGAGCGGCCCTGAAGCATTCGTACACCTTCGTGGTCATGGCCGTGCTCATCGTGCTCGTGGGCGGGATTGCCATCGTGCGCATGCCCGTGGACATTTTTCCCGACGTGAACATCCCCGTCATTTCGGTCATTTGGCGCTACAGCGGCCTTTCGCCCGAGGAAATGGAGACGCGCATCGTTCGCAATTACGAGAGCCTGCTCACGACGTTGGTGAACGACATCGAGCACGTCGAGAGCCAGTCTCTCCAAGGCGTGGCCGTGGTCAAAGTCTACTTTCAGCCCGGTGCAAGCGTGGAGGCGGCGACCGCGCAAATCACGGCCATGTCGCAATCGGCGCTTTCGGGGTTGCCTCCTGGCATCACCCCGCCGCTGGTCCTGCGCTACAGCGCCTCCAACGTTCCCATTTTGCAAGCTGCGCTCGATGGCGAGGGCATGACCGAGCAGCAGCTTCTCGATTATGGACTGAAATTCGTCTGCGCCGACATCGAGACCGTACCGGGTGTGCAGATTCCCTGGCCGTACGGCGGCAAGCAACGGCAAATCATGATCGACATCGACCCCGCGCGCCTCTACGCGTGGGGCCTTTCCCCGCGGGACGTGAATGCCGCGTTGAGCCAGCAAAATGTCATTTTGCCGACCGGCACGGCGAAAATGGGGGACGGCGAATACCCCATTTCGGTCAACGGCAGCCCGCGAGCCTTGGATGACATTGGAGACCTTCCGCTGAAGACCGTGCAGGGGACGACGATTCGCCTGCGCGACGTGGCCAATGTGCGCGACGGGAGCGCGCCGCAAACCAGCGTGGTTCACGTCGAGGGAAAGCGCTCGGTGCTCATCACCTTTTTGAAAACCGGTGCGGCCAGCACGCTGGACGTCGTGGCGGGCATTCGAAGGGTTTTGCCATCGACCTTGGCGCGTGTCCCCAAGGAGCTGAAGGTGGCGTTGCTGTTCGATCAATCGGTGTTCGTGCGCTCGGCGGTGACCGGCGTGGTGCGCGAGGCGCTCATTTCCGCCGGCCTGACCGGCGCGATGCTTCTCTTTTTCCTGGGGAGCTGGCGGAGCACGGTCATCGCGGTCATCTCGATTCCGTTGTCGATTTTGGTCTCGATCATCGTGCTATACGCTCTCGGGCAAACATTGAACATCATGACCCTCGGCGGCATGTCGCTGGCCGTGGGCATTTTGGTGGACGATGCGACCGTCGAAATCGAGAATGTGCACCGCAACCTCGGCATGGGAAAGCCGCTGGCCGAGGCCATTCTCGACGGGGCCTTCGAGGTCGCCGTGCCCGCCTTCGTGTCCACGTTGTGCATCTGCATCGTGTTCGTGCCGGTGATTTTCATCACCGGGCCGGCCAAATCGCTTTTCGTGCCGCTGGCGCTGGCCGTGGTGTTCGCGCTGCTGACCTCGTACTTCTTGTCCCGCACCCTGGTGCCGACGTTGATGAACGTCTTTCTCGGGCGCGAAAGGCCTCACTTCTCGCGAGCGAAGGGGGCCGGTTTCGATCGATTGCGCGCCCTGTACGGTCGGTGGCTGGACGGGGTGCTCGCCCGGCGTGGAATTGCCGCGGGGGGCTTTGCCGTGTTCGTCGTGCTCTCGTGCGGACTTTTTCCGCTGGTGGGGCGCGACTTCTTTCCCAATGTGGACGCGGGGCTCATCAAGCTTCATGTGCGAGGCGCGCCGGGGACGCGCCTCGAGGAAACGGAAGTTCAATTCGCCAAGATCGAACAGACCATACGCTCCGTCATTCCCAAGGACGAAATCCGAACATTGCTCGACAACATCGGTGTGCCCAACAGCGGAATCAATCTGTCGCTCAGCGAGGGAGCGCTCATCTCGCCGGCGGACGGGCAGATCTTCATTGCGCTGGAAGAGGGCCACGCCCCCACCGCGGACTACGTACGAAAGCTTCGAAAGACATTGAACGAGAGCTACCCCGATTCCACCTTCTTCTTCTTGGCCCCCGACATTTCCTCCCAGGTGCTCAACTTTGGCCTGGCAGCCCCCATCGATGTGCAGATCGCCGGAAGCAACGACGACGCGACCTTGGCCCTCGCGAAAAAGATGGCCACGGAAATTGCGAAGATTTCCGGCACGGCCGATGTGCACCTGGCCCAGGTCGCGCGGGCGCCGCGTCTTCATGTCGACGTGGATCGCACCATGGCCAACCAGGCGGGCATGAGCGCGCGCGACGTGGCCAGCGATCTGCTGGTGTCGCTCTCCTCGAGCTCTCAGGTTTCGCCCAATTGGTGGCGCGACGAACGCGGATATCAATACGCCGTCGCCATCCAGACGCCGCAATACCAGATCGATTCGATTGCGGCGTTGCAGCGTACGCCGCTTTCCACACCCCAGGGCGCGACCCAGCTCCTTTCCAACGTCGCTTCGGTTTCGCGAACGACGGGGCCGCAGAACGTTACCCACTTCGATGCGACGCGCACCTACGACGTGCAGATCAACGTCGAGGGGAGCGATCTGGGCTCGGTAGCATCGGCCGTGAATCGCCTGGTGGAAGAGATGAAGCCGGAATATCCACGCGGCACCACGGTGCTCGTCAAAGGGCAGGCCGAAAGTATGGAGTCCTCGTTTCGAGGTTTGGCCTACGGTCTCGTCTTTGCCGTGATTCTCGTTTATTTGCTTTTGGTCATCAATTTTCAATCGTGGCAGGACCCACTGGCCATTCTGATGGCGCTTCCCGGGGCGGTGGCCGGCATCGCGTGGATACTTTATCTTTCGCACACCACCTTGAGCGTGCCCGCCCTGATGGGGGCCATGATGTGCATTGGCGTGGCGACGGCCAATAGCACCTTGCTCGTGACGTTCGCCAACGATCTGCGCAAAGAAGGCCTGGACGCGGCGACCGCGGCTTCGACCGCGGCCGTGACACGGCTTCGTCCCGTGTTGATGACGGCCTTGGCCATGGTTCTCGGCATGTTGCCCGCGGCGCTCGGCCTCGAGGAGGGGGGCGAGCAGAATGCGCCGCTGGGGCGAGCGGTCATTGGGGGACTCGCGTTGGCGACACTTGCCACATTGTTCTTCGTTCCCGTGATGTACACCCTGTTGCCGCGGCAAAAGTCCGCGCCGGAGGTTTCATGA
- a CDS encoding efflux RND transporter periplasmic adaptor subunit has translation MRSRSIPIALGVLTVLAAGFVAGYTPKRHARAESTVPTRPRVAVVTPKVLASERVMVLPGSVQALEETVVYARVSGYTKRWLADIGDEVREGQTLAEIDTPELDQELEQAAAQLEQAKAAATQANAHRDYSKTTLERYRKLGSAGLASQQDLDQRRAQSLVDEADVGVAQANVAAHEANIRRLVHLKSFARVVAPFHGTVVSRTIERGALVTVGNTVPLFKIAATDPVRVLVQIPQDLSPSVQTGLGAKVSVREYPTQSFDGVIARSAHALDPTSRTMNTVVRVPNPSNKLLVGMYAQVSLTLPAPHRVLEVPATALLNDAKGVRVTTVCAHDAIRSIPIVIERDTGATIEVASGLDGGERIVKIARPDLRDGEVVEVVP, from the coding sequence ATGAGATCGCGCTCGATTCCGATCGCGCTGGGCGTGCTGACCGTTCTCGCGGCGGGCTTCGTTGCCGGATACACGCCGAAGAGGCACGCCCGCGCCGAATCCACCGTTCCAACGCGCCCGCGGGTGGCGGTGGTGACGCCCAAGGTCCTCGCCAGCGAGCGCGTGATGGTCCTTCCCGGCAGCGTGCAGGCCTTGGAAGAGACCGTGGTTTATGCGCGTGTGAGCGGCTACACGAAACGGTGGCTCGCGGATATCGGGGACGAAGTTCGCGAGGGCCAGACCTTGGCCGAAATCGATACTCCGGAGCTCGATCAAGAGCTCGAGCAAGCGGCCGCGCAGCTCGAGCAGGCGAAGGCGGCTGCGACGCAAGCGAATGCGCATCGCGATTACTCGAAAACGACGCTCGAACGGTATCGGAAGCTGGGCTCCGCGGGGTTGGCGTCGCAGCAAGATCTCGATCAGCGCCGCGCGCAATCGTTGGTCGACGAGGCCGATGTCGGGGTTGCTCAGGCCAACGTGGCCGCGCACGAAGCGAACATCCGGCGCCTCGTGCACCTGAAGTCGTTCGCGCGGGTCGTGGCACCGTTCCATGGGACCGTCGTCTCGCGAACCATCGAACGCGGTGCTCTGGTGACTGTGGGAAATACCGTTCCACTTTTCAAAATTGCTGCCACGGATCCGGTGCGTGTGCTCGTGCAAATTCCGCAGGATCTCTCGCCCAGTGTGCAGACCGGCCTCGGCGCCAAGGTTTCCGTTCGCGAATATCCGACGCAATCGTTCGACGGCGTCATTGCGCGGTCTGCGCATGCTCTCGACCCGACCTCGCGCACCATGAACACGGTGGTTCGCGTGCCCAACCCGTCGAACAAGCTTCTGGTGGGAATGTACGCGCAAGTCTCCCTGACCTTGCCTGCACCCCATCGTGTTCTCGAAGTTCCGGCGACGGCCCTTCTCAACGACGCCAAAGGGGTGCGTGTCACCACCGTTTGCGCCCACGACGCGATTCGATCCATTCCCATCGTCATCGAACGCGACACCGGTGCTACCATCGAGGTCGCGAGCGGCCTTGACGGGGGTGAACGCATCGTCAAAATCGCCCGGCCCGATCTTCGCGACGGGGAAGTGGTCGAAGTGGTGCCCTGA
- a CDS encoding GNAT family N-acetyltransferase: protein MSHSVTLTLTDVADEKARTLINDRLDRYNDARTGISDVTPLDVHIVDEATGEVIGGLVGRTSLGVFFVDYFFVPESLRRKGHGKRALAMAEAEAVRRGCAKAVLFTMMIHAPAFYENAGYEVFGRIESNPPGNARLFMKKDLANR from the coding sequence ATGAGTCACTCTGTTACCTTGACCCTGACGGACGTCGCCGACGAAAAGGCCCGCACCCTCATCAACGACCGGCTCGATCGGTACAATGACGCGCGCACGGGAATTTCCGACGTTACGCCATTGGACGTGCACATCGTGGACGAGGCGACCGGGGAGGTCATCGGCGGCCTCGTGGGACGGACATCGCTGGGGGTGTTTTTCGTCGATTATTTTTTCGTGCCGGAGTCGCTGCGCCGAAAAGGCCATGGCAAGCGCGCATTGGCCATGGCGGAGGCCGAGGCCGTGCGGCGTGGCTGCGCCAAGGCTGTGCTGTTTACCATGATGATTCACGCGCCCGCGTTCTATGAAAACGCCGGCTACGAGGTATTTGGCCGCATCGAGAGCAATCCGCCGGGGAATGCGCGCCTGTTCATGAAGAAGGACCTCGCAAATAGGTAG
- a CDS encoding glycoside hydrolase family 88 protein produces MIVHLRRFALYASFGASLAAAACALPEEDRAGEDRAGEDRAAEEVTHSEEEALSEISDLAAPEDWSVAIVESTMKRFTPSSFGGWGYTQGLYLWGQYLVYKRTHNPRYLEYIKQWVDRFVDANGHINNAFNDLDSMESGNVVLALYQETGQAKYRTAATQIRNRLKTYPRISDGGFWHSTNFRHQLWADGVFMVAPFVARYGQTVGESTYANDESSNQLAIYGRHLIATDGILYHAYDEAKTQSWANPTTGLSPEKWCRAVGWYAMASIDILEILPTDHPRRAQLLTNVTNLVTAFERYQDPASGRWFQVVDKGSVSGNWTETSCSAMYTYATSRAVQRGYVPSRFGTVASKGYQGVLARMNVGSDGLTNITQICVGTGAGGSVSYYFNRPRATNDLHGLGAVLIMNEQLAHPTSPM; encoded by the coding sequence ATGATCGTGCATCTTCGTCGCTTTGCGCTCTATGCATCGTTCGGGGCGTCGCTCGCGGCCGCGGCTTGTGCTCTTCCTGAAGAAGACAGGGCTGGAGAAGACAGGGCTGGTGAAGACAGGGCTGCAGAGGAAGTGACCCATTCGGAGGAGGAGGCGCTCTCCGAAATTTCCGACCTGGCGGCGCCCGAAGACTGGTCGGTGGCCATCGTCGAATCGACGATGAAGCGCTTCACGCCTTCGTCATTTGGCGGCTGGGGGTACACGCAAGGCCTGTATTTGTGGGGCCAGTACCTGGTGTACAAGCGCACGCACAATCCGCGCTACCTCGAATACATCAAACAATGGGTCGACCGCTTCGTCGACGCCAATGGGCACATCAACAATGCCTTCAATGACTTGGACAGCATGGAGTCGGGCAATGTCGTGTTGGCCCTGTACCAGGAGACGGGCCAGGCGAAATATCGCACGGCGGCCACGCAAATTCGCAATCGGCTGAAGACGTACCCGCGCATCTCGGATGGCGGTTTTTGGCACTCGACGAATTTTCGTCATCAATTGTGGGCCGATGGCGTCTTCATGGTGGCGCCCTTTGTGGCTCGGTACGGTCAAACGGTGGGTGAATCCACCTATGCCAACGACGAATCGTCGAATCAACTCGCCATCTATGGCCGGCACCTGATTGCCACGGACGGGATTCTCTACCACGCCTACGACGAGGCCAAGACGCAGAGCTGGGCGAACCCCACCACCGGCCTGTCGCCGGAAAAGTGGTGCCGGGCCGTGGGGTGGTATGCCATGGCCAGCATCGATATTCTGGAGATTCTTCCCACGGATCACCCGCGCCGGGCGCAACTGCTTACCAACGTGACCAACTTGGTAACGGCGTTCGAACGGTACCAAGATCCGGCGAGCGGCCGTTGGTTCCAAGTGGTGGACAAGGGAAGCGTGTCCGGCAATTGGACGGAGACATCGTGTTCGGCGATGTACACGTATGCGACCTCGCGCGCGGTGCAGCGCGGATACGTGCCCAGTCGCTTCGGCACGGTGGCGAGCAAAGGCTACCAGGGCGTGCTCGCACGGATGAACGTGGGAAGCGACGGATTGACCAACATCACCCAAATCTGTGTCGGCACGGGAGCGGGTGGCAGTGTGTCGTACTACTTCAATCGGCCGCGGGCCACGAACGATCTTCATGGCCTCGGTGCCGTGCTCATCATGAACGAGCAATTGGCCCACCCCACGTCGCCCATGTAA